One region of Cheilinus undulatus linkage group 4, ASM1832078v1, whole genome shotgun sequence genomic DNA includes:
- the LOC121508515 gene encoding malate dehydrogenase, cytoplasmic-like has translation MAEPIRVVVTGAAGQIAYSLLYSIAKGDVFGKDQPIVLMLLDIPPMLPVLEGVVMELQDCALPLLREVIPTDKVEVAFKDVDAAILVGSMPRKEGMERKDLLKANVAIFKTQGAALEQHAKKTVKVLVVGNPANTNCLIASKSAPSIPKENFSCLTRLDHNRACSQVAMRCGVSSDNVKNVIIWGNHSSTQYPDVHHAKVNVNGAEMSAYDAVKDEAWLRGDFISTVQQRGAAVIKARKLSSAMSAAKAICDHMRDIWFGTKEGEFISMGVYAAGNSYGIPEDLIYSFPVQIKNKTWKMVDGLPINDFSRAKMDATAAELVEERDTALDFLSQ, from the exons ATG GCTGAACCAATCCGTGTTGTGGTGACCGGCGCTGCAGGCCAGATCGCCTACTCCCTTCTTTACAGCATCGCCAAGGGAGATGTATTTGGGAAGGACCAG CCAATCGTGTTGATGCTGTTGGACATCCCTCCCATGCTGCCGGTGCTGGAGGGAGTGGTCATGGAGCTGCAGGACTGTGCCCTCCCACTGCTGAGAG AGGTGATCCCCACAGACAAGGTGGAGGTGGCCTTTAAGGATGTagatgccgccatcttggttGGCTCCATGCCAAGAAAGGAGGGGATGGAGAGGAAGGACCTGCTGAAGGCCAATGTAGCCATCTTCAAGACTCAGGGGGCTGCTCTGGAACAGCACGCCAAGAAGACCGTCAAG GTTCTGGTTGTTGGAAACCCAGCAAACACCAACTGTCTGATTGCCTCCAAATCTGCTCCGTCCATCCCCAAAGAGAACTTCTCCTGCCTGACCCGTCTGGACCACAACAGAGCATGCTCTCAG GTAGCGATGCGTTGCGGCGTTTCCTCCGACAACGTGAAGAACGTCATCATCTGGGGTAACCACTCCTCCACTCAGTACCCCGACGTCCACCACGCCAAGGTCAACGTGAACGGCGCTGAGATGAGCGCCTACGACGCCGTGAAGGACGAGGCGTGGCTCAGAGGAGACTTCATCTCT ACGGTGCAGCAGCGCGGTGCTGCCGTCATCAAGGCCAGGAAGCTGTCCAGCGCCATGTCTGCCGCCAAGGCCATCTGTGACCACATGAGGGACATCTGGTTTGGCACCAAGGAG GGCGAGTTCATCTCCATGGGTGTGTACGCTGCAGGAAACTCCTATGGCATCCCAGAGGATCTCATCTACTCCTTCCCCGTTCAGATCAAG AACAAGACCTGGAAAATGGTGGACGGACTCCCCATCAACGACTTCTCCCGGGCCAAGATGGATGCCACAGCGGCTGAGCTGGTTGAGGAGCGGGACACGGCCCTGGACTTCCTGTCCCAGTGA